The window TGGTTTTGAAGATCATTGTGGCATGTATTAGACCTTATCTTAGCAACTTGATTTCGCCTGTGCAGATTGCCTTTGTGCTTGGCCGAAGAGGTACGGATAATGTTCTTATTGCTTAAGAACTTTTCCATgctttggataaaaaaaaaaaagataaaaaaaaaggggaagagtAGGCTTTATGGCTATAAAGCTGGATTTAGAAAAAGCCTATGATAGATTAGAATGGAGCTTCATCCATAGAGTTTTGCAAGCTTTTCAGTTTCCTCCAAAAATCTTTATGATCATAATGAGCTGCATTACATCTCCTAAAACATCCATCTTGGTGAATGGGTGTGCTTTAGAGCCTTTTGAGCCAACGAGGGACATTAGACAGGGAGACCATCCTTATACATTTTTATCTTGTGTATGAAGTATTTAGGCCACCTTATTGAGCAGAAATGTGTGGATGCATCTTGGACCCCTTTGAAGGCCTCTAAAGAAAACTTGGGCTTCTTACACCTTCTTTTCACGGatgatatcattttattttgcaaGGTTGATTTCACTGCTTGTGAAGCAATATTGGAAGTGCTTGAGAAATTTTGTGCAGAATCTAGGCAAAAAATTAGCTTGGAAAAGTCCCGTATATGTTTTTCTCCAAATGTTAATGAAAGCTTGAAGGAGGAAGTTTGTGATAAATTGGGCATCTGGGAGACTCATGACATTGGGAAGTACCTTGGCTTCTCAATAAGACATAGAGGGGCTACGAGAAATCCTTACAAATTTATAGTGGAGAAGGTCATGAGCAAATTGGCGGGGTGGAAGGCTAAATACCTCTCTTTTGCTAGTCGGACGGTGTTGATTAAGTCTGTGATGTCAGCCATCCCAAACTACGTGATGCAAGGGGTGGCTTTGCCAGTCCATATATGTGAAAAATTAGATAAAGTTAATCAGGATTTTCTATGGGCTCCACGAGTGAAAAAAAGAGGATGCACATGGTGGGTTGGAGCAAAATTGTGAGGTCCAAAGAAGAAGGGGGTTTAGGGATACAAGCAACAAGGGCAAAAAAATATAGCTTTGCTCTCAAAATTGAATTGGAGGATGTACCATGAACAAAATGCTCCGTGGGCTAAGGTGTTACTTAAAAAGTATTGCTCCTCTTCGAGAATGAGGTCGAGGAACCCGAAAACTTTGCCTTCATCACCTAATTGGAAAGCTATCAGCTTGGGGTTTCCCATTTTCATGAAAGGGATTTGTTGGGGAATAGGTAATGGCCACGGGGTCAGGGCTTGGTTGGATAATTGGATTAATGGTGATTCACTTTGAGGCATGATTGAAGGACCTTTAAGGCAAGGAGATCAAGGGCTAATAGTGGCTGACTTGTGCCATGATCACGAATGGAGTGGGATCTCCTTTCCTTTGACTTGCCgagttcaataaaaaataaggttaaaGCTGTTCCAAATCAGCTGTTTGGAAATAGGATTGATTCTATCATGTGGAAGTACTCCAAATATGGAGATTTCTCCACAAATTCGGCCTGCCAGCTAGCTAATGAAGATAGCGCAACTAAAAATCAGTTTCAAGGGCAGTGGCTTTGGAAACTTGATGTTCTTCCAAAGATTATAAGCTTCCTTTGGCTATGTGTTCATGGTAGTATTTCTGTTAAAAGTGTGCTAGTAGCTAGGGGTATTAATTATGGTAAGACTTGTCCATTGTGTACTCGGCATGAGGAAGCCATTGTTCATCTTCTTTGAGATTGTGAAGTTGCTCGTGACCTGTGGTATAAGTTGGGGGTACCTGCCTCACACATAAACTCCTTCAATGAAAACTTTGAGACTTGGCTTAAAATAAATTGTCTAAGCATAGTTAGGCACAACACATCTATTCCTTGGAGCACCTTGTTCGTTTTTGTGGTTTGATGTTTATGGAAGAATAGGAATAAAGTGGTGTTTGAAAACACCATTCCAAATTCGAAGTTGGATAAAGACTGTATTGTTCAAGCAAGGGAATATTTTTTCTGTGTGAGTAAAAGCCGCCAAGTCTCTTCTAGATTTGCTATCCCTGTTAGATGGACTAAGCCATTAGGTGGTTGGCATAAGCTTAACACGGATGGAGCGTCATGTGGAAACCCAGGTAAGGCCAGTGGTGGAGGAGTTATTAGGGACTGCCATGGAGGTTGGGTTAAGGGGTTTTCGAGATCAATTAGACACACTACTAGTGTCATGGCTGAGTGGTGGGCATTGCGTGATGGTCTGAATTTGGCCATTCAATTGGGAATAAACCAGCTAGAAGTAGAGCTTGATGCCAAGGTGATTGTGGAGATGCTCAAAAGCACAAACTGTCTTAACAGAAGCTTTGCTACTTTACTGTGTGATTGCAGGTGTCTCATAGCCAGGTTCAGGGCAGGTTCGAGTGGGGCATGTGTTTAGAGAAGCGAATAGATGCGCCAATTTTTGGCTAAAAAGGGTTGTTCCTTGATGgagaattttgttgtgtttgataTCTCTTCCTCTAATGATTTAAATGTTTTGCTTGAAGCTGATAGGAATGGGATGTATTACTATAGGTATGTTGCCAATACTTTGGCCTCTATGGCCATTTTGTAATTGCTTTTTGTTGTTTATACAAGTACTtgattaaccaaaaaaaaaatgaatgaatagTCAAAAGTCTAGTTGGTTAGGAATAAATTCAATAGAATGTTGCAcagttccttaaaaaaaaaaaaaaagaagaagaagtgaacAATGTTGTAGGGACATTTTTGTCCAAATAACTGGATCGATCACACTTTAGCTTGCACAGTTCACGCAAACGCATATATATAGCCCTTCCTTTCCGATTCTTAAACTTCCATCAGACATtcattactctctctctctctctctctctctctctctcaaattggttttttataatagaaagaaaatggCAAGCCAAGGTAAAGAAGGATATGGAGTTTTGAAACAGAGGATTGACTATGAATTCAAGATGGTGCTGATAGGAGACTTTGAGGTTGGGAAGTGTCAGATACTGGCACGTTGTGAACATGAAGAGTCCAAGACTAGTACCACCGTTACTGTCAAGTACGAGACCCAAACCCGTCACATTAAGAAAAAGAGTGCCAAGGCCCACATCTGGGGCATCATTCGCCAAGAATGGTACGTCTAGCTCTACAAATTTCTCACTTTAATTCatagttttagtatttttttagggtttgtgTAAAACAATTTGTGTATAAGAAACACTACTCTTTGCGTAATTCCTAAGGATTTGGTTTTAAGTTCAATGAGAACCAAGGGCTTACAATGATTTTTTGTTGGGGGACTCAAATTGTGAGCGTTTCAAAACGTTGCTATAGCCAAcaaccataaaagaaaaaaaccagcAACCCCACCCCACCATTGTCTATATCTATCCAACAAACCTAGCACATTTAGCCACCCAAACACCAATCACAACCCAAACCCAGCATATCCAGACActcaaacatgaaaaacaacccaagcaatattgttaaaaacaaaatacccagattttcaaaatacccaaaatttcaaaatatctaaaaatttaaagagagagagatggttaTAGCTAGCGCAATTTCTTGATCAAAGCCATGGGCTTTCGCTTCAGACCTCTTTGAAACctacaaaatttcaaacacaaaattaataaaacaattataaaacaaataagtaaaaaatgaaaggtgaaatatatgaagaaaaaaacaagtaCCTTTTACGAGCTCTAGCAGTGAAGAGCTTGACAAGGTCGTCAGTGGACATGTCGAGAAGGGCATCCAAATCAACACCTTTGAAGCGATCAAAACACCGATTCGGCCACCCAACACCAAACCCAAGACCGTTCCAACCACCCAACATTGATCTGAGGAAGGGGAAATGCATCAGCGGCCGAGGCTTTGCGGATCGGTGTTGGGGTTGGGTCGGTGACGTGGGTCAGTGACATGAATTTGCTAATGGtgaaagagtgagagagtggAAAGTTGTTTAggtttcagcaaaaaaaaaaaaaaagaaaaaaaaaagagagttattCGGGTAGAAAGAGTCAAGTATTTTTACTTCAAAAACTTTGgctatttcaaaaaaacaatttttggtTGGACTTGTGGTGGCGCTTTCCAAACGCCGCATTACTATATTTGATGAGGCTAGCTTTGGTTAAATtgctttggtttttttaaatttttacgaATTCAATGATGGAAAGTATGATAGAGTTTCTTAACCCTTTTGAATGTGCATCAAGAGGTTGATGTCAATTTTAATAATTGGCTTTAgtataattgaataaattttgttAGTATAATTTATACTCATCTAATCATGTTTTTGGGTGGATTGAGCAGAAACAATGTAGATTCACATGCAGATTACAAGGATGTTGATGGGGTAATACTGGTTTACGACATAACTAACTGCAAGAGTTTTGATTGCATAACTCTTTGCCTGGAAGAGCTGAATCGCCATGCAAAGAAGAGACAAGCTATCATTCTGATAGGAAACAAAAGTGATTCCGAGAATGATCGTGAAGTTCTAAGAAAGGAAGCTCGTGGATTTGTTGAGAAGAACAATCTGATTTTCTGGGAGATCTCAGCATTGGAAGGAACTAATTTTGATAATGACTTAAAGGATTTGTTGAAAAAGCTTGTGAACATTAACAGCAATAGTACCACTAATAATACCACCAATACCACCAACAACAATAATACCACCACCAGTACCACCACTTGCAACAATACCACCaataccaccaccaccagccaCAATAATAACAACGCCTATCAGAATAACGGCAGCAACAATTGGAATCCGTGCAATGTCAATGGTGATAGTTTTTACGGAGGCAATatcaaacaaaatatatatttatatttaaacatCGTTGTACCACACAACCATAGATtctaaatagaacaaaattacgTACCTCTCATGACGaaattcaagtaaaaaaaaaaacggtgtACAAGTGTCTTATTTTCCTACCCAATTCGATGTACTTGGCTTATAGCTTGTGCTTCTGTTACTAGATTCAGTAGCGGTTCTACTAAGACAACATGCTGTGCTTCTAAAAGATTAAGGCCATTGGCTCCATGCTGGATTAGGGTCAATAACACCTGAAAAAATTTTGATGGTGGTTGCTGGGCATTcacttttatattttccattgaaCTATTCTGTCCTCtaaatttatgaacatcatgttttagttattatctactattgctcttaaatttggtatatgtttatataatgtgaaaaaatatgcttagcaatatataggaaatataaataaaaacatttttaataattttttaatcgccgcaTCCTACCGTACCCACACcagcaccctactttttcaaaaattgccgagtctcGCACCCACACCCGCACCCGAATCcggaaacgcacccgtgcttcatagatgATAATACATGCCTTCTTTGCATCTAATATATAAGACTCTAATGTGAATGAAAATGAGATCTTCTTATGATGTTGGAGGTAAATCTAAGTAAGAGGCTAGTATTCTAGGGAGCATTCATGTCATAACACACATGCTTAAAATGTACACCAAAAGAACTTCACTGTCATTTTGTCCTTTTGGAGATTTTTGTTTCTCATGGATTAAAATGCAATTTTCATATTGCAAATTTGGTCCCAGTTCAATTTTTGtccctcaaaataaaaaagttccaattagtttcttaaaaatttcaagggatgagttttgtcatttctgcCAACATGgggttaaaaaattaataggttttggacacaacatttttcacaattgttgattGGTGTTTTATAAAAGCAATGTCAATGTTAGACCCAATTGAAAGTGATGTTGTTCCAATCACAAGCAATATCAACCACTGTGTTAGTTACCTTCATACCTTATactctcctttttatttatttatggataTATGACTGTACGAGCTATGATCCCAGGCCCATTGGGCCTTGGGCCAAACattctcaaaaaccaaaattgGGCCCAAACCTCTTAATAAGTCCATCTCGTTTTGGATGCGTGATAGAGAAGCCCACATCGATCAAGTATGACTTGACCGGGGATGTGTTTGTCCAGAATAGCCCATGTCCTTGGCAACTCGGCATTGCCTT of the Quercus robur chromosome 10, dhQueRobu3.1, whole genome shotgun sequence genome contains:
- the LOC126704247 gene encoding putative Ras-related protein RABA4e, which codes for MFLGGLSRNNVDSHADYKDVDGVILVYDITNCKSFDCITLCLEELNRHAKKRQAIILIGNKSDSENDREVLRKEARGFVEKNNLIFWEISALEGTNFDNDLKDLLKKLVNINSNSTTNNTTNTTNNNNTTTSTTTCNNTTNTTTTSHNNNNAYQNNGSNNWNPCNVNGDSFYGDSVAVLLRQHAVLLKD